The Leadbettera azotonutricia ZAS-9 genome has a window encoding:
- the cas10 gene encoding type III-B CRISPR-associated protein Cas10/Cmr2: MKPENYWHKKVTLWQDAIVRGLIDGLAKDGAFIKSPAIIHPLVGEKLPLDLPVFDVGKLQAELKGIMDKDLGLLSEKNGLAPGTEAWADAAFQYFFFAFPKRLRLNNAGGFGALWDILPGDPKDPDNSLWQQLSFKSAFESAGSMDASGKAALVAFSITPVQDFIGHARKLRDFWAGSILLSYLAFAGLSHVMRELGPDHILYPSLHNQSMINDLLEDKYKLKSFLIETDAQLAALDNGSVSIAAFPNKFVFVAPKESASLICREIEKTINDEWIRQAEIVKKYIADRTGSGAKFDALWSNQIDSYWKFSWAKIKFLAPEDKDKAAKLLPPDKWEKEFVAGNVMLYGASHSLVQGVLAAGKMKPLKLKNIQEGEKCPLCGEHEALHSMDDAGNTKAQVYSAGIKEFWKTLGDRTNPEKDNYTQVGKNERLCAICAVKRFLPIAIQKTGNRILYNALFDSKFPSTTEMAAKDFLNELKGIDKNLDEKKITDAMYNNEIEPEGYDFQHEASYYNISYTNKDKYYALLLMDGDKMGDLINGSTIKTEKTMSPALHAAISDSLNNFARYGVNSSVVRGRGRLIYAGGDDVCAIMPVSTAIETADEIRKAYTLSFAAYNNEGAYPVERGSPGLSKISLHLGSGAEGISISGAIVIAHYKEPLREVIRSAHEVLEGIAKHEAGRNALAIRLSKRSGGDRNVWFKWDENESSHIFGGSRLSSFKTLIQGVAGDRLSTSLLYRLAEKAMETSLEPLVKSDTEDNRAKIAKLFRYELGHSDQANKSLTKEELENYTNALAGVSIIKKPGSPKLIINQEAVIIAAFLASGREG, translated from the coding sequence ATGAAGCCGGAAAATTATTGGCATAAAAAAGTAACACTCTGGCAGGACGCCATTGTCCGTGGATTAATTGATGGCTTGGCAAAAGACGGTGCTTTTATTAAATCTCCTGCGATAATTCATCCTTTGGTGGGGGAAAAACTTCCTCTCGATCTCCCTGTTTTTGATGTGGGCAAATTACAGGCAGAGCTAAAGGGCATTATGGATAAAGATCTTGGACTGTTGAGCGAAAAGAATGGCCTTGCCCCGGGAACCGAAGCATGGGCAGACGCCGCTTTCCAGTATTTCTTTTTTGCTTTTCCAAAAAGGCTTCGCCTGAACAATGCGGGCGGCTTTGGGGCTCTGTGGGATATACTCCCTGGAGATCCAAAGGACCCTGATAATTCCCTGTGGCAGCAATTAAGCTTTAAGTCGGCTTTTGAATCGGCTGGTTCCATGGATGCGTCAGGCAAGGCTGCGTTGGTGGCCTTTTCCATAACGCCGGTGCAGGATTTTATCGGCCATGCCCGCAAGCTCCGCGATTTTTGGGCCGGATCGATCTTGCTTTCGTATCTTGCCTTTGCCGGGCTCTCCCATGTGATGCGGGAATTAGGGCCTGATCATATTCTCTATCCTTCGCTGCACAATCAATCCATGATAAATGATCTGCTTGAAGATAAATACAAATTAAAATCGTTTCTAATTGAAACAGATGCCCAGTTGGCGGCATTGGACAATGGATCTGTTTCCATCGCCGCATTCCCAAATAAATTTGTTTTTGTTGCGCCAAAAGAATCGGCTTCGTTAATTTGCAGGGAAATTGAAAAGACCATCAATGATGAATGGATACGCCAGGCGGAAATTGTCAAAAAGTACATTGCCGACAGGACCGGATCCGGCGCTAAATTTGATGCTCTCTGGTCAAATCAGATAGACAGTTACTGGAAGTTTTCATGGGCCAAGATCAAATTCCTTGCCCCGGAAGACAAGGATAAGGCGGCAAAACTGCTTCCCCCTGATAAATGGGAAAAAGAATTTGTTGCCGGCAATGTTATGCTCTACGGTGCATCCCACTCCCTGGTTCAGGGGGTGCTTGCCGCCGGAAAAATGAAACCCCTAAAACTTAAAAATATTCAGGAAGGCGAAAAATGCCCCCTCTGTGGCGAGCATGAGGCGCTTCATTCTATGGATGATGCCGGGAATACAAAGGCACAGGTCTACAGTGCCGGGATTAAGGAATTCTGGAAAACTCTCGGGGATAGAACAAACCCCGAAAAGGATAACTATACTCAAGTCGGCAAGAACGAAAGGCTCTGCGCTATTTGTGCGGTAAAGCGTTTTTTGCCCATCGCGATACAGAAAACCGGGAACAGAATTTTATATAACGCCCTTTTCGACAGTAAATTTCCCTCGACCACCGAAATGGCGGCAAAAGATTTCCTTAATGAATTAAAGGGGATTGATAAAAACCTTGACGAAAAGAAAATAACTGACGCAATGTATAATAACGAAATCGAGCCTGAAGGGTACGATTTTCAGCATGAAGCGAGTTATTATAATATCTCCTATACAAATAAGGATAAATATTATGCCCTCCTTTTAATGGATGGCGATAAAATGGGCGATCTTATCAATGGTTCAACCATTAAAACCGAAAAGACCATGAGTCCTGCTCTGCATGCAGCAATTTCCGACTCCCTGAACAATTTTGCCCGCTATGGTGTTAATTCATCTGTTGTCCGGGGCAGGGGCCGCCTTATTTATGCCGGCGGCGATGATGTGTGCGCCATAATGCCGGTGTCTACAGCTATTGAAACAGCCGATGAGATCCGCAAAGCCTATACCCTGTCTTTTGCAGCTTACAACAATGAAGGAGCTTATCCTGTTGAGCGCGGTTCACCGGGGCTTTCAAAAATTTCCCTCCATTTGGGAAGCGGCGCAGAAGGTATTTCCATTTCAGGCGCCATAGTGATTGCCCATTATAAGGAGCCTCTCCGCGAAGTAATACGCAGCGCCCACGAAGTGTTGGAAGGCATTGCCAAACACGAAGCAGGCAGGAATGCGTTGGCTATAAGGCTTTCTAAACGTTCAGGCGGGGATAGGAATGTCTGGTTCAAATGGGACGAAAATGAATCAAGCCATATATTCGGCGGGAGCCGCCTCAGTTCTTTTAAGACACTTATTCAAGGCGTTGCCGGGGATAGGCTTTCAACATCCCTGCTTTACCGCTTGGCTGAAAAGGCAATGGAAACATCCCTTGAGCCGCTGGTTAAGTCCGATACCGAAGACAATAGGGCAAAGATCGCAAAACTTTTCCGGTACGAACTGGGACATTCCGACCAGGCAAATAAAAGCCTTACGAAAGAAGAATTGGAAAATTATACCAATGCCCTGGCAGGGGTAAGCATTATAAAAAAACCTGGTAGTCCGAAATTAATAATCAATCAGGAAGCGGTAATTATTGCGGCTTTTTTAGCATCCGGAAGGGAAGGATAA
- a CDS encoding RAMP superfamily CRISPR-associated protein: MNISRYYGTEKVEYEFEFLTPAFLGGHDGNAELRTPPFKNLIRRWWRVAGNENLSPENLWKEEAKLFGSASGEGNSASRIRIRIVNSQCTDSNEAINLGRVYHPEVGQGGLDIDAALYLGYGPVSYEKEAHKDQNGSKRSSTIKYKKYIIPGSRVQLEILMPKDKVDSIKYIMTLIHNFGAIGSRSRNGWGSLSVRQLQGGNKQILPGVGRIKECAVDWEKGFSSNEKRSYPHYIGKDDTSLLAWEVERGNDYEELLGQLAKLYLELRTSFKFPTDDKTTAERYVLGYPVTHHELSERKNKSIERVPSQLLLKIARVSDKNLSARIIHIPYKQELLTGTKINDKEVWEKVHAYLDGQNGLSRMGAQQ; encoded by the coding sequence ATGAATATTTCACGGTACTACGGTACTGAAAAAGTTGAGTACGAATTCGAATTCTTGACTCCTGCCTTCCTCGGCGGCCACGATGGCAATGCCGAACTGAGAACCCCTCCCTTTAAAAACCTTATCCGCCGCTGGTGGCGTGTGGCCGGCAACGAAAATTTATCACCCGAAAATTTATGGAAGGAAGAGGCGAAACTGTTCGGCTCTGCAAGCGGCGAGGGGAACAGCGCAAGCAGAATACGCATACGGATTGTAAATTCTCAGTGTACCGATAGTAATGAAGCGATAAATCTTGGAAGGGTATATCATCCTGAAGTTGGCCAGGGCGGATTGGATATAGATGCGGCTTTGTATTTGGGTTATGGGCCGGTAAGTTATGAAAAAGAGGCTCATAAGGATCAAAATGGTTCCAAACGCTCTTCTACGATAAAATACAAAAAATACATTATACCGGGTTCCAGAGTTCAGCTTGAAATTCTAATGCCCAAAGATAAAGTAGATTCCATCAAATATATTATGACCCTGATTCATAATTTCGGCGCCATTGGGTCCCGATCCAGAAACGGCTGGGGGTCTTTATCGGTGCGGCAGCTGCAGGGAGGCAATAAACAGATACTGCCTGGCGTCGGCAGGATTAAAGAATGCGCTGTGGATTGGGAAAAAGGTTTTAGCTCCAATGAAAAACGCAGCTATCCCCATTACATCGGGAAGGATGATACTTCTCTGTTGGCATGGGAAGTTGAGAGAGGCAATGATTATGAGGAATTGCTGGGACAGCTTGCAAAGCTTTATCTTGAATTAAGGACAAGTTTTAAATTCCCCACTGATGATAAAACCACTGCCGAACGGTATGTCCTGGGCTATCCGGTAACACATCATGAACTAAGTGAGAGGAAAAATAAAAGTATCGAAAGGGTTCCATCCCAGTTGTTGTTGAAAATTGCCAGGGTTTCGGATAAAAATTTAAGCGCCCGTATTATTCACATTCCCTATAAACAGGAATTGCTGACAGGTACGAAAATAAACGATAAGGAAGTATGGGAAAAAGTTCATGCGTATCTTGATGGGCAAAATGGCCTTAGCCGCATGGGGGCTCAGCAATGA
- the cas6 gene encoding CRISPR system precrRNA processing endoribonuclease RAMP protein Cas6, with the protein MMRLLYKKVAFKLEFNGKARFLAPPAFVVRSVMGLHLRRICCIAHGSVCGSCMFSSACAYGFAFESIAPRSNEVLAGRDRFPHPVIIETEHFLPGEYDALNLNLVCMGQAVKYLPYFYYALKKAGELGVLRERVSFLIKDVVYGGASILLDRESLDTGAEPDLWEADLSSDDKPEQRELLVRADSPLRLKIDGRYVKSLEAGDFAASLFRRALALCSQYGSAGINSGGYQFSGKWHIINDNLVWRDFEHYSARQRVSMQLGGLMGDMVLSGEFTSFERALLRFAGIFHTGKNANFGLGRISVWEKGI; encoded by the coding sequence ATGATGCGATTGCTTTATAAAAAAGTTGCCTTCAAACTGGAGTTTAACGGCAAGGCGAGGTTTCTGGCGCCCCCGGCTTTTGTGGTGAGGAGCGTCATGGGGCTGCACCTCAGGCGGATTTGCTGCATTGCCCATGGATCGGTTTGCGGGAGCTGCATGTTCAGTTCGGCCTGTGCGTATGGGTTTGCCTTCGAGTCCATTGCGCCCCGCAGCAACGAGGTATTGGCGGGCAGGGACAGGTTCCCCCATCCTGTGATCATTGAAACCGAACACTTTCTACCCGGCGAGTATGACGCACTCAACCTCAATCTTGTATGTATGGGGCAGGCCGTAAAGTATCTGCCGTATTTTTATTATGCCCTCAAGAAGGCGGGCGAGCTTGGTGTACTGAGGGAACGCGTTTCTTTCCTGATAAAAGATGTGGTTTACGGGGGTGCTTCCATTCTTCTTGACAGGGAGTCTCTGGATACGGGCGCCGAGCCCGATCTCTGGGAAGCCGATCTGTCAAGCGATGATAAACCGGAACAGCGGGAACTTCTGGTACGCGCCGATTCGCCTTTAAGGCTCAAGATCGATGGGCGTTACGTAAAAAGCTTGGAAGCCGGGGACTTTGCAGCTTCCCTTTTCCGCAGGGCTTTGGCCCTTTGTTCCCAATATGGAAGCGCCGGAATAAATTCTGGGGGCTATCAGTTCTCCGGCAAATGGCATATAATTAATGACAATCTTGTATGGCGGGATTTTGAGCACTACTCGGCCCGCCAGCGTGTTTCCATGCAGCTCGGGGGTCTCATGGGCGATATGGTTCTTTCAGGCGAATTCACTTCCTTCGAGCGGGCCCTCCTCCGGTTTGCCGGCATCTTTCATACGGGGAAGAACGCCAACTTCGGGTTGGGCAGGATTAGCGTATGGGAAAAAGGGATATAG
- the cas1 gene encoding CRISPR-associated endonuclease Cas1 — protein sequence MPVVYVISDHGRLHKANEIFEFTDANGDTKKIFPHTMESLIITGMVTITGEAMRLLMQHQINTLFVSPNGKYNGKLNFANAKNIFLRKKQYAISDNDALALPIAKSIVLAKIKNEISFVQRIKRKNGYDDEFSQAIQALKAALEGAECAENHGELRGHEGIAARNYFSVFRHNLIPEWAQFPRRSKNPPLTNINSVLSFLYTLLMYRVETAIEITGLDPMAGFLHAAEYGKNALVFDLMEEFRTPIADTLCCALCNLGALLPGDFEPADISGDTAAIYLNKEGLSKAISAFEKKMETKLHYQPLNTELSLDEIIIEQVKHFKRVLMGEESEYRGYLYK from the coding sequence ATGCCTGTGGTATATGTCATTTCAGATCATGGAAGGCTTCATAAAGCGAATGAAATATTCGAGTTTACTGATGCCAATGGCGATACAAAGAAAATATTTCCCCATACTATGGAGAGCCTGATCATAACAGGCATGGTAACCATTACCGGCGAGGCGATGAGGCTTCTTATGCAGCATCAGATTAATACCCTGTTTGTCAGTCCCAATGGGAAGTATAATGGAAAGCTAAATTTTGCCAATGCCAAGAATATATTTTTAAGAAAAAAACAGTATGCCATTTCTGACAATGACGCCCTGGCGCTGCCCATTGCAAAATCCATCGTACTGGCAAAGATAAAAAACGAAATAAGCTTTGTTCAGCGCATAAAACGCAAAAACGGTTATGATGATGAATTTAGCCAGGCGATTCAGGCATTAAAGGCAGCCCTTGAGGGGGCAGAATGTGCGGAAAACCATGGCGAACTTCGGGGCCATGAAGGTATTGCCGCCAGGAATTATTTTTCGGTATTCAGGCATAATCTTATTCCCGAGTGGGCGCAGTTCCCCAGGAGGAGTAAGAATCCGCCCTTGACTAATATCAATTCGGTGCTGAGCTTCCTGTATACCCTGCTTATGTATCGTGTTGAAACAGCCATAGAAATCACCGGGCTTGACCCAATGGCAGGCTTCCTGCATGCGGCAGAATACGGGAAAAATGCCCTGGTCTTTGATCTGATGGAAGAATTCAGAACCCCAATTGCTGATACGCTGTGCTGCGCATTATGCAACCTTGGCGCCCTGTTACCCGGCGATTTTGAACCGGCAGATATTAGCGGGGATACAGCGGCAATTTATCTAAACAAGGAAGGATTAAGCAAGGCTATTTCTGCCTTCGAAAAGAAAATGGAAACAAAGCTGCACTATCAGCCGCTTAACACCGAATTGTCCCTGGACGAAATTATTATTGAGCAGGTTAAGCATTTTAAAAGGGTACTTATGGGGGAAGAAAGTGAATACCGTGGGTATCTGTACAAATGA
- the cas2 gene encoding CRISPR-associated endonuclease Cas2, translating into MTYLFAYDISDCHRRNLVAKKLEQFGFRIQRSIFQCDVSPSVAEDIKLALRRYINEKEDSLLIYPLCADCLEKACIIGNRTLPPVSSYEIL; encoded by the coding sequence ATGACCTACCTTTTTGCCTATGACATATCCGACTGCCACCGCCGGAACCTTGTTGCAAAAAAACTTGAACAATTCGGTTTTCGTATTCAAAGGTCAATCTTTCAGTGCGATGTTTCTCCCTCGGTGGCGGAGGATATAAAACTTGCGCTCCGACGGTACATAAACGAAAAAGAAGACAGTCTATTAATCTATCCGCTTTGCGCAGACTGCCTGGAAAAAGCGTGCATAATCGGCAATAGAACGCTGCCGCCTGTTTCAAGCTATGAAATACTCTAA
- a CDS encoding TM1812 family CRISPR-associated protein produces the protein MKTVIVTMPMKGAVYSLQYPVKGNSAIEYDGKVMFPINGILAKTLQPKEKVKIIFIVTLGGENMGNEYVKKFKDELLHVTSGINPDISEDIIELPFEPEKKVFEFLLNQLIEKIGKDTEVIADITYGSKPFPFILLCALNFADTFNNVSVLYILYGKIDFPPKPYNPMIYDITSIYYLQKLIGAMENRDAETALKMLNDVFTL, from the coding sequence TGTTTATTCACTCCAATATCCTGTCAAAGGAAACAGCGCTATCGAGTATGATGGAAAAGTTATGTTTCCAATAAATGGTATTTTGGCAAAGACCCTGCAGCCAAAAGAAAAAGTGAAAATTATATTTATTGTTACCCTGGGCGGCGAAAACATGGGGAACGAATATGTAAAAAAGTTTAAGGATGAATTATTACACGTTACTTCAGGTATAAATCCTGATATATCTGAAGATATCATTGAGCTGCCCTTTGAGCCGGAAAAAAAAGTCTTTGAATTTCTTTTAAACCAGCTGATTGAAAAAATAGGCAAAGATACAGAGGTGATAGCAGATATTACCTATGGCAGCAAACCCTTTCCCTTCATTCTTCTATGCGCTTTAAATTTTGCAGATACTTTTAATAATGTGTCAGTGTTGTATATTCTGTATGGAAAAATTGATTTTCCACCAAAACCTTACAATCCCATGATTTATGATATAACATCGATTTATTATTTACAGAAGCTAATTGGAGCTATGGAAAACCGTGACGCTGAGACAGCGTTAAAAATGCTTAACGATGTTTTTACATTATAA